A genomic window from Bubalus bubalis isolate 160015118507 breed Murrah chromosome X, NDDB_SH_1, whole genome shotgun sequence includes:
- the LOC112582171 gene encoding cancer/testis antigen 1: MCVCACASGLHGTLTRELSAGGTRCLRACGHHGNRRLVGTNREAGPECVCAGALPVLSFRSQYRAGICRDGSVFPDAEGGGEGFKMESEAHGGGAMRAADEDAGAVASAAGTAHGGQGVPGGAAGPNGPGMPAGPGDAVSREVPAGSGDMADPRGPSAAAESGGAAAAIPQIPGAPNAPGPGGDTAPGAGVLSNRVFQFLGIPFSSYAEADNARRILTRLTQLRWPVQRELYINGRMLVLRLTAEDHALLQMAVRFCLEQASLVMWILQNFVPHLFPQSQHRRGP, translated from the exons ATGTGCGTCTGCGCATGCGCATCGGGGCTACACGGCACGCTAACGCGTGAACTTTCAGCAGGGGGCACCCGTTGCCTGAGAGCCTGCGGTCATCACGGGAACCGACGGTTGGTGGGAACCAATCGTGAGGCAGGACCAGAGTGTGTGTGCGCAGGCGCTCTGCCCGTGCTGAGTTTCAGGTCACAGTACAGAGCTGGGATCTGTAGGGACGGTTCAGTCTTTCCCGACGCGGAGGGAGGCGGAGAGGGCTTCAAGATGGAGTCCGAGGCACATGGTGGAGGAGCCATGAGGGCAGCCGATGAAGACGCAGGTGCTGTGGCCTCTGCGGCGGGTACAGCACATGGCGGCCAAGGTGTGCCGGGTGGTGCTGCTGGCCCCAATGGCCCTGGCATGCCAGCTGGCCCTGGAGACGCCGTCAGTCGAGAAGTCCCTGCCGGCTCCGGTGACATGGCTGATCCCAGAGGCCCCAGCGCTGCAGCAGAGTCAGGTGGCGCAGCCGCTGCCATTCCGCAGATCCCGGGGGCACCCAACGCACCAGGGCCTGGTGGAGACACTGCGCCCGGAGCCGGAGTTCTGAGTAACCGAGTCTTCCAGTT CTTAGGCATACCTTTCTCATCATACGCGGAGGCGGACAACGCGCGCCGCATCCTGACTCGACTTACTCAACTGCGATGGCCGGTTCAGAGGGAGCTCTACATTAATGGCCGCATGTTGGTTCT CCGATTGACTGCTGAAgaccatgccctgctccagatGGCCGTCCGCTTCTGTCtggagcaggcttccctggtgatgtgGATCTTGCAGAACTTCGTGCCCCACCTTTTTCCTCAGTCTCAGCACAGAAGAGGGCCTTAA